From Raphanus sativus cultivar WK10039 unplaced genomic scaffold, ASM80110v3 Scaffold0527, whole genome shotgun sequence, a single genomic window includes:
- the LOC108855311 gene encoding ATP-dependent DNA helicase SRS2-like protein At4g25120 isoform X1 — protein MELSANTPPPKRLKPGFESSRAGGNPCGITSIPSPSFSLDKEVISASDPFVTPLKDESERAALSSYGGFSTSSLLDDEIDDSFLEEIDAICEQSVRKAACPTPDTSIVRTPSRDYQSNSSLLDDDIDDSVLEEIDAICEQSARKIACQTPSTSMTQTPSKDKKSSDLTAELDSRDVKVLEPASEVKLELNEETNVAADPALITSMPEECSKYLQSLNDRQRDAACSDISTPLMVIAGPGSGKTSTMVGRVLVLLSEGLQPSNILAMTFTTAATAEMRERIGKSAGKKAAKEITISTFHSFSLQLCRMHADKLQRTSEFSVYGHGQQRRAIIEAVRLYEEGKNGSSTSGACESAEGLSGAGAGAVCPEYAKDRSKKWQKYVTQAKASGRTPEECRKMGNEIGAKILGNYSDILKACNALDYHDLISCSVTLLSDFPEVFKECQDTWKAIIVDEFQDTSTMQYKLLRMLGSHNHITIVGDDDQSIFGFNGADSSGFDSFRRDFPNYKEVRLIKNYRSSRHIVEAASSIIKNNTKRCQSKSISSENSQGSKITVKECHNEEAQCAFVIDKIIEITNDGSTPCCSHGDIAILYRRQVSGKVFQNAFRQRKIPFNVHGVAFYRKKVVRIILAMLRTTLPECDDLSYRRVFKALLPFEKEEKKRVIDHIDKISTSRKCSFISAATDIFSAKISGTFKRNQLTQGRKVLQTLDMVAKLVDREQSLSAVVTCVANMIPQKYLLEQRAVVDNDGGKLLNEDNDLRSVLQYLMDDVAEFLSTHCTTTEEEVDAVKEKKGCNQLNSFINYISERETENFRLRRHDNQNSVTLTTIHQSKGLEWDVVFIIKANDNEIPLLHESNGTASEGGTSLEEERRLLYVAMTRARKKLFFLYVTVDSNWQVLQPSRFLKEIPNHLLQGDLSINDCRQVHQNLSNKTEQSVSNFGTELKHEDDKPTENNMMNIPVDDATEESLEAACALNGNNFLKRLPA, from the exons ATGGAGTTATCAGCGAACACACCTCCTCCCAAACGCCTTAAACCAGGGTTCGAGTCATCTCGTGCTGGTGGTAATCCTTGTGGCATCACGAGCATCCCTTCTCCTAGTTTTAGTCTGGATAAAGAGGTCATAAGTGCATCAGACCCATTTGTCACTCCCCTGAAAGACGAGTCTGAAAGAGCTGCACTAAGCAGCTATGGTGGTTTCTCTACTTCTTCACTTCTTGATGATGAGATTGATGATTCCTTTTTGGAAGAGATTGACGCTATCTGTGAACAGTCAGTGAGAAAAGCAGCATGTCCAACTCCAGATACCAGCATAGTTCGAACTCCTTCCAGAGATTATCAGAGCAATTCCTCACTTCTTGATGATGACATTGATGATTCCGTTTTAGAGGAGATTGATGCTATCTGTGAACAGTCTGCGAGGAAGATAGCTTGTCAAACTCCAAGTACCAGCATGACTCAGACTCCGTCCAAGGATAAAAAGAGCAGTGACCTCACGGCTGAATTGGATTCTAGGGATGTTAAAGTGTTGGAGCCAGCCTCCGAGGTCAAATTGGAGCTCAATGAAGAGACTAACGTTGCTGCTGATCCTGCATTGATCACTAGCATGCCGGAGGAGTGTTCAAAATATCTACAGTCTTTGAATGATAGACAGCGTGATGCTGCCTGTAGTGATATTTCAACTCCGTTAATGGTTATCGCTGGTCCTGGAAGTGGAAAG ACTTCCACCATGGTTGGCCGTGTCTTAGTGTTGCTCAGTGAG GGTCTACAGCCATCAAATATCCTTGCAATGACTTTCACTACAGCGGCAACTGCCGAGATGAGAGAGCGCATAGGAAAATCTGCTGGAAAGAAAGCAGCCAAAGAAATAACAATCAGCACGTTCCATTCGTTTTCCTTGCAGCTTTGCCGGATGCATGCAGACAA GTTACAACGTACATCTGAATTTTCAGTGTATGGACATGGGCAACAAAGAAGAGCAATTATTGAAGCAGTTCGTTTATATGAGGAGGGCAAGAACGGAAGCAGTACATCCGGTGCATGTGAATCTGCGGAAGGTCTGAGTGGAGCCGGTGCTGGAGCAGTGTGTCCTGAATATGCCAAGGATAGATCAAAGAAATGGCAAAAATATGTGACCCAG GCAAAGGCTTCCGGTAGAACTCCGGAGGAGTGCCGTAAGATGGGCAATGAGATAGGA GCAAAAATTCTTGGAAACTACAGTGATATCCTTAAAGCTTGTAATGCTCTGGACTATCATGATTTGATTAGTTGTTCGGTCACCCTTCTCTCCGACTTCCCTGAAG TATTTAAGGAATGCCAAGATACCTGGAAAGCCATCATAGTTGATGAATTCCAGGACACTAGCACAATGCAGTACAAGCTTCTACGAATGCTAGGATCTCATAATCACATAACCATTGTTGGTGATGATGATCAG TCCATCTTCGGTTTTAACGGGGCGGACAGTTCAGGATTTGATTCATTTCGCCGAGATTTCCCAAATTACAAGGAG GTCCGGCTGATAAAAAACTATCGCTCCTCCCGCCATATTGTGGAAGCTGCATCATCtattataaaaaacaatacGAAGCGGTGCCAATCAAAAAGCATTTCGTCTGAAAACTCCCAGGGATCTAAG ATTACTGTTAAGGAATGCCATAACGAGGAAGCACAGTGTGCATTTGTTATTGACAAAATAATTGAAATCACGAATGATGGCTCAACACCTTGTTGCTCCCATGGAGATATTGCCATCTTGTATAGGAGGCAG GTGTCAGGTAAAGTCTTCCAAAATGCATTCCGGCAGAGGAAAATACCATTCAACGTTCATGGTGTCGCTTTCTACAGGAAAAAG GTTGTACGGATCATTTTGGCCATGCTGAGAACAACACTTCCCGAATGTGATGATCTTTCGTATCGACGAGTGTTTAAGGCGTTACTTCCTTTTGAGAAAGAGGAAAAGAAAAGG GTTATAGATCATATTGACAAAATCTCCACTAGTAGGAAATGCAGCTTCATTTCAGCGGCAACTGATATATTCAGTGCCAAGATTTCTGGTACTTTCAAGAG GAACCAGCTTACTCAGGGACGTAAAGTGTTGCAAACTCTCGACATGGTAGCAAAGCTGGTTGATAGG GAACAATCACTTTCAGCTGTAGTAACATGTGTGGCAAATATGATACCgcag AAGTACCTTCTCGAGCAACGAGCAGTTGTGGATAACGATGGAGGAAAACTGCTTAATGAAGACAACGATCTTAGATCT GTACTCCAGTACTTAATGGACGATGTAGCTGAGTTTCTTTCCACTCATTGCACCACAACTGAAGAAGAAGTGGATGCAGTCAAAGAAAAGAAAGGCTGCAATCAACTTAATTCGTTTATCAACTACATCTCTGAGCGCGAAACTGAAAATTTTCGTTTAAGAAGACATGATAATCAAAACTCTGTCACATTAACCACCATTCATCAG TCTAAAGGTTTGGAGTGGGACGTAGTTTTCATAATCAAG GCTAATGATAACGAGATTCCCCTATTACATGAGTCCAACGGCACTGCATCTGAGGGTGGAACATCACTTGAG GAAGAACGTCGGCTTCTGTATGTTGCTATGACTCGTGCTCGCaagaaattatttttcttgTACGTAACAGTGGATTCAAATTGGCAG GTGCTTCAACCCTCACGGTTTCTTAAAGAGATTCCGAACCATCTTCTACAG GGAGACTTGAGCATAAATGACTGCAGACAAGTTCATCAAAACCTTTCAAACAAGACTGAGCAGAGTGTCTCCAACTTTGGGACAGAATTAAAGCATGAAGATGATAAACCAACAGAAAACAATATGATGAACATTCCAGTAGATGATGCTACCGAGGAGTCATTAGAAGCCGCATGTGCACTCAATGGGAACAATTTCCTTAAGAGGTTACCTGCTTAA
- the LOC108855311 gene encoding ATP-dependent DNA helicase SRS2-like protein At4g25120 isoform X2, with amino-acid sequence MQTMYGHGQQRRAIIEAVRLYEEGKNGSSTSGACESAEGLSGAGAGAVCPEYAKDRSKKWQKYVTQAKASGRTPEECRKMGNEIGAKILGNYSDILKACNALDYHDLISCSVTLLSDFPEVFKECQDTWKAIIVDEFQDTSTMQYKLLRMLGSHNHITIVGDDDQSIFGFNGADSSGFDSFRRDFPNYKEVRLIKNYRSSRHIVEAASSIIKNNTKRCQSKSISSENSQGSKITVKECHNEEAQCAFVIDKIIEITNDGSTPCCSHGDIAILYRRQVSGKVFQNAFRQRKIPFNVHGVAFYRKKVVRIILAMLRTTLPECDDLSYRRVFKALLPFEKEEKKRVIDHIDKISTSRKCSFISAATDIFSAKISGTFKRNQLTQGRKVLQTLDMVAKLVDREQSLSAVVTCVANMIPQKYLLEQRAVVDNDGGKLLNEDNDLRSVLQYLMDDVAEFLSTHCTTTEEEVDAVKEKKGCNQLNSFINYISERETENFRLRRHDNQNSVTLTTIHQSKGLEWDVVFIIKANDNEIPLLHESNGTASEGGTSLEEERRLLYVAMTRARKKLFFLYVTVDSNWQVLQPSRFLKEIPNHLLQGDLSINDCRQVHQNLSNKTEQSVSNFGTELKHEDDKPTENNMMNIPVDDATEESLEAACALNGNNFLKRFDVEVRSVVSHLFHNWAKKQAFQDPKRLIDKVRFVIGERLAIKKEKHKDVLRALKSSLISDEAFQYAEHVLRWEQLPADTRAHIMREKQEHFQKLRIENSMGTSEATSKQIAFLHSLGCTVVPTSRLHASRLIEQYKSL; translated from the exons ATGCAGACAA TGTATGGACATGGGCAACAAAGAAGAGCAATTATTGAAGCAGTTCGTTTATATGAGGAGGGCAAGAACGGAAGCAGTACATCCGGTGCATGTGAATCTGCGGAAGGTCTGAGTGGAGCCGGTGCTGGAGCAGTGTGTCCTGAATATGCCAAGGATAGATCAAAGAAATGGCAAAAATATGTGACCCAG GCAAAGGCTTCCGGTAGAACTCCGGAGGAGTGCCGTAAGATGGGCAATGAGATAGGA GCAAAAATTCTTGGAAACTACAGTGATATCCTTAAAGCTTGTAATGCTCTGGACTATCATGATTTGATTAGTTGTTCGGTCACCCTTCTCTCCGACTTCCCTGAAG TATTTAAGGAATGCCAAGATACCTGGAAAGCCATCATAGTTGATGAATTCCAGGACACTAGCACAATGCAGTACAAGCTTCTACGAATGCTAGGATCTCATAATCACATAACCATTGTTGGTGATGATGATCAG TCCATCTTCGGTTTTAACGGGGCGGACAGTTCAGGATTTGATTCATTTCGCCGAGATTTCCCAAATTACAAGGAG GTCCGGCTGATAAAAAACTATCGCTCCTCCCGCCATATTGTGGAAGCTGCATCATCtattataaaaaacaatacGAAGCGGTGCCAATCAAAAAGCATTTCGTCTGAAAACTCCCAGGGATCTAAG ATTACTGTTAAGGAATGCCATAACGAGGAAGCACAGTGTGCATTTGTTATTGACAAAATAATTGAAATCACGAATGATGGCTCAACACCTTGTTGCTCCCATGGAGATATTGCCATCTTGTATAGGAGGCAG GTGTCAGGTAAAGTCTTCCAAAATGCATTCCGGCAGAGGAAAATACCATTCAACGTTCATGGTGTCGCTTTCTACAGGAAAAAG GTTGTACGGATCATTTTGGCCATGCTGAGAACAACACTTCCCGAATGTGATGATCTTTCGTATCGACGAGTGTTTAAGGCGTTACTTCCTTTTGAGAAAGAGGAAAAGAAAAGG GTTATAGATCATATTGACAAAATCTCCACTAGTAGGAAATGCAGCTTCATTTCAGCGGCAACTGATATATTCAGTGCCAAGATTTCTGGTACTTTCAAGAG GAACCAGCTTACTCAGGGACGTAAAGTGTTGCAAACTCTCGACATGGTAGCAAAGCTGGTTGATAGG GAACAATCACTTTCAGCTGTAGTAACATGTGTGGCAAATATGATACCgcag AAGTACCTTCTCGAGCAACGAGCAGTTGTGGATAACGATGGAGGAAAACTGCTTAATGAAGACAACGATCTTAGATCT GTACTCCAGTACTTAATGGACGATGTAGCTGAGTTTCTTTCCACTCATTGCACCACAACTGAAGAAGAAGTGGATGCAGTCAAAGAAAAGAAAGGCTGCAATCAACTTAATTCGTTTATCAACTACATCTCTGAGCGCGAAACTGAAAATTTTCGTTTAAGAAGACATGATAATCAAAACTCTGTCACATTAACCACCATTCATCAG TCTAAAGGTTTGGAGTGGGACGTAGTTTTCATAATCAAG GCTAATGATAACGAGATTCCCCTATTACATGAGTCCAACGGCACTGCATCTGAGGGTGGAACATCACTTGAG GAAGAACGTCGGCTTCTGTATGTTGCTATGACTCGTGCTCGCaagaaattatttttcttgTACGTAACAGTGGATTCAAATTGGCAG GTGCTTCAACCCTCACGGTTTCTTAAAGAGATTCCGAACCATCTTCTACAG GGAGACTTGAGCATAAATGACTGCAGACAAGTTCATCAAAACCTTTCAAACAAGACTGAGCAGAGTGTCTCCAACTTTGGGACAGAATTAAAGCATGAAGATGATAAACCAACAGAAAACAATATGATGAACATTCCAGTAGATGATGCTACCGAGGAGTCATTAGAAGCCGCATGTGCACTCAATGGGAACAATTTCCTTAAGAG ATTTGATGTGGAGGTTAGATCAGTTGTCTCTCACTTATTTCACAACTGGGCTAAGAAACAAGCCTTCCAGGACCCGAAGAGGCTGATTGACAAA GTTAGGTTTGTGATTGGTGAACGTTTGGCCATCAAGAAGGAGAAACACAAG GATGTCTTACGAGCACTTAAATCATCATTGATTTCCGATGAAGCGTTCCAATACGCAGAACAT GTACTTAGGTGGGAACAACTTCCTGCAGACACAAGGGCTCATATAATGCGAGAGAAACAG GAACATTTCCAAAAGCTCAGAATCGAAAACTCAATGGGTACATCGGAAGCAACGAGTAAACAG ATCGCATTTCTACATAGTCTAGGATGCACGGTAGTCCCAACGTCGCGTCTCCATGCGTCCCGTTTGATCGAGCAGTACAAATCTCTGTGA
- the LOC108855312 gene encoding peptide methionine sulfoxide reductase A4, chloroplastic-like has translation MLALITSPPVISAASLSKPLHSLSKAVLPLVKPICPFPKTARSVSIYKPPMNNLFNRLGYGSTSQLDPSSAAIAEGPDDDVPSPGQQFAQFGAGCFWGLELAYQRVPGVTKTEVGYSHGFVHNPIYEDVCTGMTGHNEVVRVQYDPKECSFENLLDVFWKRHDPTTLNRQGNDVGTQYRSGIYYYTEEQEKLARESLEKQEKILNKKIVTEILPAKKFYRAEEYHQQYLGKGGSMGRRQSAEKGCNDPIRCYG, from the exons ATGCTAGCTCTCATCACCTCTCCTCCGGTAATCTCCGCCGCTTCTCTCTCTAAACCTCTACATTCCCTCTCTAAAGCCGTACTCCCTCTAGTCAAACCCATTTGTCCTTTCCCCAAAACCGCTCGTTCCGTATCCATCTACAAGCCCCCGATGAACAACCTCTTCAACAGACTCGGGTACGGTTCTACTTCCCAACTAGACCCGTCTTCGGCCGCAATCGCCGAAGGACCTGACGATGACGTTCCTTCGCCAGGTCAGCAGTTCGCTCAGTTCGGCGCAGGTTGCTTTTGGGGACTGGAGTTGGCTTACCAGAGAGTTCCCGGTGTGACGAAAACAGAGGTTGGTTATAGCCATGGGTTCGTGCACAATCCGATATACGAGGATGTCTGTACGGGCATGACGGGGCATAACGAGGTTGTTAGAGTTCAGTACGATCCTAAAGAGTGTAGCTTTGAGAACTTGCTTGATGTTTTCTGGAAGCGCCATGATCCCACCACCTTGAATCGCCAG GGGAATGATGTGGGAACGCAGTACCGGTCAGGCATATACTACTACACAGAGGAGCAAGAGAAGTTAGCTCGTGAATCTTTGGAGAAGCAGGAGAAGATCTTGAACAAGAAGATTGTTACTGAGATACTTCCCGCCAAGAAATTCTACAGAGCAGAAGAATACCACCAGCAATACCTGGGTAAAGGCGGTAGCATGGGTCGCAGACAATCAGCTGAGAAAGGTTGCAACGATCCAATCCGATGTTATGGTTAA
- the LOC108853162 gene encoding oleosin Bn-V, with amino-acid sequence MTDTARTHHDITTRDQYPMIGRDRDQYGMIGRDRDQYGMIGRDQYNMSGQNYSKSRQIAKAATAVTAGGSLLVLSSLTLVGTVIALIVATPLLVIFSPILVPALITVALLITGFLSSGGFGIAAITVFSWIYKYATGEHPQGSDKLDSARMKLGSKAQDMKDRAHYYGQQHTGGEHDRDRDQRTDRDRTRGTQHTT; translated from the exons ATGACGGATACAGCTAGAACCCATCACGATATCACCACTCGAGACCAGTATCCGATGATTGGCCGTGACCGAGACCAGTATGGGATGATTGGCCGAGACCGAGACCAGTATGGGATGATTGGCCGGGACCAGTACAATATGTCCGGCCAAAACTACTCCAAGTCTAGGCAGATTGCTAAAGCTGCCACTGCAGTCACCGCTGGTGGATCTCTCCTTGTACTCTCCAGTCTCACCCTTGTGGGAACGGTCATTGCATTGATTGTTGCCACTCCACTGCTTGTTATCTTTAGCCCGATCCTTGTCCCCGCTCTCATCACTGTAGCACTGCTCATCACCGGTTTTCTCTCCTCTGGTGGGTTTGGCATTGCAGCTATAACTGTCTTCTCTTGGATCTACAA GTATGCAACGGGAGAGCACCCACAAGGGTCAGATAAGTTGGACAGTGCAAGGATGAAGCTGGGAAGCAAGGCTCAGGATATGAAGGACAGAGCTCACTACTATGGACAACAACATACAGGTGGGGAACACGACCGTGACCGTGACCAACGCACCGACCGTGACCGCACACGTGGAACCCAACACACTACTTAA